The sequence AAGATCCAGTGATTGAGCAGGAGACTGCAATGATTCGTAAAATTCTGGCTGTTGTGATAGGGTTTTTGGTTTTGTTAGGGGTGTCCAATGATGCAAAGGGACTCGATCTCAAGGATGAGATTGAATTGGGGCGGGAGGTTTTTCGTAAAGTTCAGGAAACCTACCGCTTTCTCAAAAGCCCTGAGGTGAATTATTACGTTATGGAACTCGGTAACCGTCTTAGCAAGCATGTTGCTCCGGCTCCCTATAAGTATCAATTTTTGGTTATTGATAATGACGTTCCAAATGCTTTTACGATTCCCGGCGGATATGTTTTCGTGAACACAGGTTTAATAAGCCTTATGGCGAAGGAGGGAGAGCTTTCGTCAGTGCTAGCCCACGAGCTTGCTCACGCTGAAGGTAGGCACATTCACCAGAAGCTTGAACAGCAAAAAACTCTAATGATCGCGTCAGTTGCCGCTATGCTGGCGGGAGCTTTGATAGGTAGTCCTCAACTGGCTCAAGCTATAACCACCGGTAGTATAGGAGGAGCGCAAACTATTGCTTTAAGCTACAGTCGTGATCATGAACGTGAAGCGGATCAGATCGGGTTAAGAATACTTCGAGCTGCGGGTTATCCTGCCTCAGATGCTGTTTCGGCAATGCAGAAACTTGCTCAAAAACAGTGGCAGGGGCGACCCGGTAATTACGATTATTTGATGTCTCACCCTGGTGTTTTAGAACGTATTGGTTACTTATCGGATATTTCCGCTAGACTTGGAACTTCTGGGGAAAGTAATACATCCGATTCTGGATTGTTTCCTTACGCAAAGATTACCATTCTGGGGCTAAATAATGATGTTCTAGGGTTGGATCGCCTGATAAATGATGCTCACCAGCTAGGCTATAACAGCTCGGTTGTCGCTTATGCTCAGGGTGTAAAAGCCATTGGATCAGGGGATATTTATAATGCCGCTGCTTATTTTGATAAGGCATGGCAAACTCAAAAAGGAAACCTTTTTGTTGCGGCAAAATATGCTGAAGTGTTAGTCAGACAGAGGCAGTTTGATAAAGCCGAGGCTGTTCTTTCTCAAGCATTGAGCCTGTCGCCTGAACACCCCGTCCTTCACTATCGTTATGGAATAATTCTGGAGGAGGAGGGTAATTTCTCCCAGGCGCTTAAACATTACGAAAAGGTGTTATCATCTTCTGATTTCTTCACCGATATTGAGTATCACATGGGGACCACTTTAGGAAAACTCGGTCGTATCAGAGAAGCCCATACCTATCTTGGCGATTATTACGCAAAAATCGGCGATCAAAGACTCGCTCTTTTTCACTACGAAAAAGCCCTTTCTCTCGCTTCTTCTCAGAATGATAAAGAACTTATCCAGAGCAAGCTTAGGAAATTAAAACATAAAGAACAACAAGAACAACCCAAGGAAAAGCCCAGACCTTACTCTGGTATTGCGCCCAGGCGAGGCATTTAACGTGTGGTTAAATCCGAAATATGCTATCGATATTTGAAATTTTTAGTTAGCTATTCCTGAGCATATTCGAAGACTTTTTTCCTTGCAGCGTTATTCTGGCGATAGTAGGGGCGACGCATGCGTCGCCCCTACATGCTCCTCAAAGGGTAAAGGTGAAGAACTGGAGCGAGAAGTCAGCAGAGTCCGTCCCGTAGGGGTAGGCCGTGTGCCTGCCCGATTATGGGGCAACCACGGGGGGTGCCCCCACAATCCTGGTTACTCCCGTGAGTTGATCACAGCGAGCGAAGGGAAGCGCAACTGCCGTATTGCTAATGGTCACAGGGAACCGTAAAATTTCCAATGCATCGATCGCCGAGGACGGCGACCCTCCCCGCCCTCTTCGGTCAAACTGACCGCTCCTACTCCAATTCTGGTGAATCACATACTGGATTGTTTCTTAGCTACATACGTCTGGAAAGGTCTTTCAGGTTGAGTTCCATCCCTGAATTTTCTATGGTTTATGTTACTTTGCCACCCCATTAAGGAAGTCTTCTAACACCTTCGGTTATTCCTTGAGTTTTTTCCTGGATGGTGTTAAGCAATAAGCCCTATCTGCGAAAAAGTCTATACTTATTCAAGTAATAAAAGGAGGGTAAGGTGAAATGTATAGAATTCTTATAAGCGATCCGTTATCAGAATCGGGGGTACAGCGGCTGTCCCAAATACCGGAATTTGATGTGGAAGTTAATACTAGTCTTACACCGGAAGAGTTAAGAGAAGTCATTAAGGAATTTGATGCTCTTATTATAAGAAGTAGTACTAAGGTTACGAAGGACATTATCGAATCGGGTGATAGGCTGAAAGTTATAGCAAGAGCTGGTATAGGGCTCGATAATGTTGATATTCAGGCGGCGACCAGAAAGGGCATTGTGGTAATGAACACGCCCGAAGGCAATGTTATTACCACAGCAGAACACGCCATCGCTATGCTTCTTGCCGTAAGCCGCAACATCCCTCAGGCTAATTCTTCTATTAAAGCAGGAAAGTGGGAAAAGAAGAAATTTAGAGGCAAAGAGGTTTTCAATAAAGTTTTGGGTATTATCGGCATAGGTCGTATAGGTCGAGTAGTTGCTGATCGAGCAAAGGGTCTTAAGATGCAGGTTATTGCATATGACCCTTATATTAGTTCCGACGTGGTGGAAAAGCTTGGAGTTGATGCAGTAAGCTTTGATGAG is a genomic window of Thermodesulforhabdaceae bacterium containing:
- a CDS encoding M48 family metalloprotease codes for the protein MIRKILAVVIGFLVLLGVSNDAKGLDLKDEIELGREVFRKVQETYRFLKSPEVNYYVMELGNRLSKHVAPAPYKYQFLVIDNDVPNAFTIPGGYVFVNTGLISLMAKEGELSSVLAHELAHAEGRHIHQKLEQQKTLMIASVAAMLAGALIGSPQLAQAITTGSIGGAQTIALSYSRDHEREADQIGLRILRAAGYPASDAVSAMQKLAQKQWQGRPGNYDYLMSHPGVLERIGYLSDISARLGTSGESNTSDSGLFPYAKITILGLNNDVLGLDRLINDAHQLGYNSSVVAYAQGVKAIGSGDIYNAAAYFDKAWQTQKGNLFVAAKYAEVLVRQRQFDKAEAVLSQALSLSPEHPVLHYRYGIILEEEGNFSQALKHYEKVLSSSDFFTDIEYHMGTTLGKLGRIREAHTYLGDYYAKIGDQRLALFHYEKALSLASSQNDKELIQSKLRKLKHKEQQEQPKEKPRPYSGIAPRRGI